A single genomic interval of Spirosoma linguale DSM 74 harbors:
- a CDS encoding alpha/beta hydrolase fold protein (PFAM: alpha/beta hydrolase fold~KEGG: ccs:CCNA_03841 alpha/beta hydrolase fold protein), producing the protein MNYQIREEAGFRYVDEGQGEVLLLLHGLFGALSNWDSVINTFSDRYRVVIPLLPIYEMPIRQASLEGLVAYIEKFVVQKSLSDMTLLGNSLGGHLAILYTFKNPEQIRRLVLTGSSGLFENGMGGSFPKRGSYDYIAERVAYTFYDPKVASKELIDEVFEITSSIPKCMSIVAIAKSAQRNNVAKDLHKIQVPTLLVWGLNDTITPAEVGHEFNRLIAGSELYFIDKCCHAPMMECPDRFNELLDNWLAKHPVIELIA; encoded by the coding sequence GAAGCAGGATTCCGCTATGTAGACGAAGGCCAGGGTGAAGTATTACTTCTGCTGCATGGCTTGTTTGGTGCTCTCAGTAACTGGGACAGCGTCATAAATACGTTTTCAGACCGGTATCGGGTTGTCATTCCGTTGCTGCCCATTTATGAAATGCCCATTCGGCAGGCCAGTCTGGAGGGGTTGGTCGCTTACATCGAAAAATTTGTTGTTCAGAAATCCCTGTCTGACATGACCCTGCTGGGGAACTCCCTGGGCGGTCATCTGGCTATTCTGTACACCTTCAAAAATCCCGAGCAAATCCGGCGTTTAGTATTAACGGGGAGTTCAGGTCTGTTTGAGAACGGTATGGGCGGGTCTTTCCCCAAGCGTGGTAGCTATGATTACATTGCCGAGCGCGTTGCCTACACATTTTACGACCCGAAAGTAGCTTCGAAGGAACTGATTGACGAAGTATTTGAAATAACCAGCAGTATTCCCAAATGTATGAGCATTGTTGCCATTGCCAAGTCGGCACAGCGGAACAATGTAGCGAAGGACCTGCACAAGATTCAGGTACCCACACTGCTCGTATGGGGATTGAACGACACCATAACCCCCGCCGAGGTAGGGCATGAATTTAACCGGCTGATTGCGGGTTCTGAATTATACTTTATCGACAAGTGCTGTCATGCGCCCATGATGGAATGCCCGGACCGCTTCAACGAATTATTGGATAACTGGCTGGCCAAACATCCGGTTATTGAGTTAATAGCGTAG